Below is a window of Polyangiaceae bacterium DNA.
GGGTCCGCTGGTCGAGGCCGAGCGGCTCTACGTGACTCCGTCGCGGCTCGAGGCGCGGCTCGGCGAGCCCCGAGCGGATCCGTTGGTGCTCCTCGACGTGGGCCTCGGCGCGGGCTCGAACGCCATCGCAGCCTGGCAGCTATCCGAGGCGCTACCGGCCACGGCGCGGCGTCTCGAGCTCGTCAGCTTCGACCGCGAGCTCTCCGCGCTCGAGCTGGCGCTTCACCGGTCGCACGCAGCGGCGTTCGGGCTCGAAGGAGGCGCGGGCGCGGCGGCCCGACGGCTTCTCGCCGAGGGGCGCCACGAGAGCGTGCGCGGCGTCTGGCGGCTATGTCTGGGAGACCTGCCGGGTTCGTTCGCTCAGGTCAGAGAGGGCGCTGCCGACATCGTGTTCTGGGACCCCTTCTCGCCTCGTGCCAACCCCGCGCTCTGGACGCTGGCCGCGTTCGCCGCGGTCCATCGGCTCTGCCGCCGTGGGGCGACGCTCCACACCTACAGCGCCGCGACCGCGACGCGCTCGGCGCTTCTGCTGGCGGGATTCGCAGTGGGTGTCGGCGCGGCGGCGGGCACCGACAGGCAGACCACCCAGGCGGCGCTCGCGGCCGAAGACCTCGCGCAGCCGCTCGAGCGAAGCTTCCTCGAGCGCCTCGCACGCTCGTCGGCGCCTTTCCCGGCGGACGCACCTGCGGACGCGCTCGACCGCCTCGCCGCGTTTCCGCAGTTCGTCTGACCCGCGAGGGAGAGCCGCCGCCGTGTCGTCGCTGTTCGCCCCTGCCTGCTCGATCACCCGGACCAAGCGCGGTCGCTTCTTCTGGGCCGCGTGGTGGAGCGCTCCGCCGAAACAGGTGCCGTTCCGCAAGCCGGATGCGGAGGGCGGGGCCGCGGCCACCCGCGAGGAGGCGCTCGCCGCGGCGGAGAAGAAGGCGGGCATGCGACTCGCCGAAATCGACGCGCTCTGGGCCAGGGCGTGGATGCGCATCCTGCGTGGCCAAGAGCCTTGGCCGAGCCGAGCGAGCCGTGAGCCGCGCTCCCCGCGCGCCGAAAAGCCGCAGGCGGAGGGCTCGATCTGGTCGGTGCTGGGCGTCTCCCCGAGCGTCACTGAGGCGGAGCTCCGGACCGCGTATCGAAAGCAAGCGCTAGAGACCCATCCCGATCGCGGCGGCGACGCCGCGGCGTTCCGCCGTGTGGTCGCCGCCTACGCGGAGGCGCGCAGGCGGCTCCGCCGGCCGAAGCGGCGAAAGCCGAGCTAGCTGGTCCGCCCTCAGCGCACCCGCGCTATCCGCAGGCGCGGCTTCGCCCCGGTCGCCGCGCTCACGCCGAGCGCGATCTCCGCCTGCCCGGACGTCGCCTCGAGCAGCAGGAGCTCGACCCCGCCGGAGCGCAGCTGGCCGTCCGCCGAAGCCACCGGCTGGAGCTTGGGCCCGAGCATCTGCTGGCCGTGGAACTTGGCGAACAGGTTCGCGCCGCGCTGGCGCGTCGTGACCGGATCCGCTGCCGTGGGCAGGTACGAGAAGCACGGGTTCTTGGCCGCCGCGCCGCCGTCGTCCTCGCGGTTGCTCATCGCCAGCGTGGTCCAGAAGTCCATCGCCAGCGCCTCGAGCGAGGTCCCGGCCTCGCTGGGCAGCACGGCGGAGATCGGCTCGGGGGCGTCCAGCACCGTGCGCAGGAGCGAGGGGCCGCCCAGGTTCTCGATGCTGCCGTCCGGCTTCGCGACGTCGCCGCCCGCGCGGTCGTAGAACCAGCGAA
It encodes the following:
- a CDS encoding J domain-containing protein, with the protein product MRILRGQEPWPSRASREPRSPRAEKPQAEGSIWSVLGVSPSVTEAELRTAYRKQALETHPDRGGDAAAFRRVVAAYAEARRRLRRPKRRKPS